The sequence TCGAATCGGCCGATCTTGTCACGGATCGCGCCCGTGAAGCTTCCCTTCACGTGACCGAAGAGCTCGGATTCCAGCAGTGTGCCGGTCAGGGCACCGCAGTTCACACGGATGAACGGTTTGTCGTTTCGGGGCGAGTTGTAGTGGATCGCCTTGGCGATCATCTCCTTACCGGTGCCGGTTTCTCCCAGGATCAGCACGGTCGCCCGGCTGGTCGCGACCTGGCCGACGGTCGCGAATACCTCGTTCATGGCGGGCGAATCGCCGATGACGTTCTCGAACTTGAACCGGCCGCGCAGGTCGTGGCGGAGCCGCTGGTTTTCCTCGATCAGCTCCTCCTTTTGCCGCAGGACCATGCGGTTGATCTGGATCGCCTGGGCCAGCAGCGCGGCGACGATCTCGAGGAACTCGGCGTCGTCGTTCAGCTCGGCATCGCTCCGATGCGACAGGTCGACCGCCAACGCGCCAACCGGTCGATCGTCGACGCGGATCGGCACACAGATGAAGCTGACCTGATCGCTCGATCCGCCCTCGACGTCGTTGAGGTTGAGCCGACTTGTCCGGTTTAGGAAGTCGGGCTCGTTGCGAATGTCGGGAACGATGCGCGGCCTGCCGGTCGCGACCACGTTGCCGGTCACACCTTCGCCGAGGCTGAATCGGTTTTTTCGGATGTCGTCGCCCGAAAGTCCGACGGCGGCTTCGGTCCGCAGTTCGCCGGTGGCTTCGTCGAGGACGACCAGCGTGCCACGCCGCAGGCCCAGCCGGTCGCTGATAGCCATCATCATGGCCTTGAAGGCGTCGCTGAGCTCCAGCGTGCTCGACATGATCCGCCCGAGGTCGGCCAGGGTCCGCTTTTCCGTTGCCGGCCGATCGCCACCGACGACGGCCGAGCCGGAAGCCGGGTCTTCCTCCGTCGAGCGTTGCGGTTCTCTCATGCACACAAAGTAAGCGGCCGACCTGCCCGTTGCACGCGCAAACAATTCGAGCCGTTGACACACTGCCCGCCGACTAGGCAGGCTCACCACTATGCCAACCGCCGTCGTAACCGGAGCCAACCGCGGAATCGGACTCGAGTTCACCCGTCAGCTCCTGCTCGACGGCTACACCGTTTTCGCCGCTTGCCGAAAGCCCGAAGACGCTGCCGAGCTGCAGCAGCTCGCCGAGTCGTCCGACGGGCGTTGCCGCGTCGTACCGCTCGACGTGGCTGACGAGCAAAGCTGCCGTGCCCTGCCGGATCACGTCGACAGAGCCGTCGATCTCCTGATCAACAACGCCGGCGTGCACGGGCCGAAGGAACTCGACCAGCAGCAGCTCGGCGGGATCGTCAGCCAGGACGCACAGCACGTGTTCGCCGTCAACGTCGTCGGGCCGATGCTCGTGACGCAAGCGCTGCTCGATCGTCTCGGCAGCGGCTCGAAAGTGCTGATGCTCAGCAGCGGCCTGGGCTCAATCGCCTGTATCCGAGCCGGTCGCCCGATGGTCTACGCGGCGAGCAAGGCGGCGCTCAACATGCTGTCGCGCGGCTTCGGCATGGACCTGGTCGACCGGGGCATCACGTGCGTGGCGATCCAACCGGGCTGGGTCCGCACCGACATGGGCGGGCCGGACGCGGACATCTCCGTCGAGGAGTCCGTCACCGCCATGCTCGCGACCGTCAAGACGCTCGGGCCAGCCGACGCCGGTCGATTCATCGGCCTGGATGGTGCCGATTTTCCCTGGTAATCGACCGGTTTCGGCCTGCAATCAGAGACCCGCAGCCTGCTTGAGGGCTTCGGCCTTGTCGGTCTTCTCCCAGCTGAATCCACCCTCGGCATCTGGCTCTCGGCCAAAGTGGCCGTGGCGGGCGGTGCGGTGGAAGATCGGCTTGAGCAGACCCAGCTCGGCGATCAGACCCTTGGGCGTCAGCTTGAAGTGCTCGCGAATCAGGTCGCTGATCTTGGCCTCGTCGATCTTGGCTGTGCCGAAGGTCGTGACGTTGACGCTGACCGGGTGCGCGACGCCGATCGCGTAGGCGAGCTGAACCTCGCACTGGTCTGCAAGTCCTGCGGCCACAACGTTTTTCGCGACGTAGCGGGCGAGATAAGCCGCGCTGCGATCGACCTTGCTGGGGTCCTTGCCGCTGAACGCCCCGCCGCCATGCCGGCCTCTGCCGCCGTAGGTGTCGACGATGATCTTGCGACCCGTCAGGCCCGCGTCCCCGTGCGGCCCGCCGATGACGAAGATGCCCGTCGGGTTGATGTGGTATGTGACCGCGTCCTTCCCCTTGGGCAGGTATTTTTCAGGGATACACGGCAAAATCGCCTTCTCGATCAGCTCCTGCTTCGCCGCATCGGTGATCACGCCGGCCTCGACGACGGACTCGTCGTGCTGGGTGCTGACGACGACCGTGTCGACGCGGAGCGGCTGATTGTGCTCGTCGTACTCGACGGTGACCTGGCTCTTGGAGTCGGGCCGAAGCCACGTCATTTCACCGTTTTTCCTGAGTTCTGCGAGCTTCTCGACGATGCGGTGGCTCAGGTGAATCGGCAGCGGCATAAGCGCGTCGGTCTCCCGGCACGCGTAGCCGAACATGAGACCCTGGTCGCCCGCGCCCTGCTCCTCGGTGTCCTTGCCCTCGGCATTGTCCACGCCGCGAGCGATGTCGGCCGACTGCTCGTGGACGGCCGTGAGCACACCACAGGAGTCGCAATCGAATCGCATGGCGGGGTCCGTGTAGCCGATTTCGCGGATCGTCTCGCGTGCGATCTCGAGCATGTCCACGTAGACCTTGCTCCTAACCTCCCCAGCCAGAACGACTTGGCCGGTGGTCACCAGCGTCTCGACAGC comes from Planctomycetota bacterium and encodes:
- a CDS encoding sigma 54-interacting transcriptional regulator; translation: MREPQRSTEEDPASGSAVVGGDRPATEKRTLADLGRIMSSTLELSDAFKAMMMAISDRLGLRRGTLVVLDEATGELRTEAAVGLSGDDIRKNRFSLGEGVTGNVVATGRPRIVPDIRNEPDFLNRTSRLNLNDVEGGSSDQVSFICVPIRVDDRPVGALAVDLSHRSDAELNDDAEFLEIVAALLAQAIQINRMVLRQKEELIEENQRLRHDLRGRFKFENVIGDSPAMNEVFATVGQVATSRATVLILGETGTGKEMIAKAIHYNSPRNDKPFIRVNCGALTGTLLESELFGHVKGSFTGAIRDKIGRFEAADGGTIFLDEIGTMEPQLQVKLLRVLQEREFERVGDTETVKVDVRVIAATNVDLQEEVAQENFREDLFYRLNVVSVFLPPLRNRREDIPALLDHFLERFNRENNRNLRRISRDLLTLLTRYPWPGNVRELENAVERAVVLSATDDFKEELLPLSVRMFAQQGRSAGGATSEATVDQLSRRLAEVAVSGTEADEGHIHSVAIDAVEGALIERALSKCGGVKTRAADFLGINRNTLNKKVKELGLQSDD
- a CDS encoding SDR family oxidoreductase, which codes for MPTAVVTGANRGIGLEFTRQLLLDGYTVFAACRKPEDAAELQQLAESSDGRCRVVPLDVADEQSCRALPDHVDRAVDLLINNAGVHGPKELDQQQLGGIVSQDAQHVFAVNVVGPMLVTQALLDRLGSGSKVLMLSSGLGSIACIRAGRPMVYAASKAALNMLSRGFGMDLVDRGITCVAIQPGWVRTDMGGPDADISVEESVTAMLATVKTLGPADAGRFIGLDGADFPW
- the metK gene encoding methionine adenosyltransferase, with translation MPANSNVDLPENHYLFTSESVSMGHPDKVADQISDAILDALLTETINKGENVADVRCAVETLVTTGQVVLAGEVRSKVYVDMLEIARETIREIGYTDPAMRFDCDSCGVLTAVHEQSADIARGVDNAEGKDTEEQGAGDQGLMFGYACRETDALMPLPIHLSHRIVEKLAELRKNGEMTWLRPDSKSQVTVEYDEHNQPLRVDTVVVSTQHDESVVEAGVITDAAKQELIEKAILPCIPEKYLPKGKDAVTYHINPTGIFVIGGPHGDAGLTGRKIIVDTYGGRGRHGGGAFSGKDPSKVDRSAAYLARYVAKNVVAAGLADQCEVQLAYAIGVAHPVSVNVTTFGTAKIDEAKISDLIREHFKLTPKGLIAELGLLKPIFHRTARHGHFGREPDAEGGFSWEKTDKAEALKQAAGL